The following proteins come from a genomic window of Dromaius novaehollandiae isolate bDroNov1 unplaced genomic scaffold, bDroNov1.hap1 HAP1_SCAFFOLD_27, whole genome shotgun sequence:
- the LOC135326313 gene encoding olfactory receptor 14C36-like, giving the protein MSNSSSFNEFLLLAFADTRELQLLHFSLFLGIYLAALLGNGLIITAVACDHHLHTPMYFFLLNLSILDRGTISTTVPKSMANSLWDTRAISYSACAAQIFWFLFFISAEYFLLTVMAYDRFVAICRPLHYGTLLDRRSCFKMAAAAWVTGFLYGLLHTGNTFSIPLCQGNTVDQFFCEIPKILKLSCSDAYLREVGLNVVSLSLVFGCFIFIVLSYVQIFTAVLRIPSEQGRHKAFSMCLPHLAVVSLFVSTVMFAYLKPPSLSSPALDLVVAVLYSVVPPAVNPLLYSMRNKELKEALKKLFQLIPVQQL; this is encoded by the coding sequence atgtccaacagcagctccttcaacgagttcctcctcctggcatttgcagacacacgggagctgcagctcttgcacttctcactcttcctgggcatctacctggctgccctcctgggcaacggcctcatcatcacagccgtagcctgcgaccaccacctccacacccccatgtacttcttcctcctcaatctctccatccttgaCCGTGGCACCAtttccaccactgtccccaaatccatggccaattccctgtgggacaccagggccatttcctactcagcatgtgctgcccagatattttggtttctcttctttatttcagcagaatatttccttctcactgtcatggcctatgaccgctttgttgccatctgcagacccctgcactacggcacCCTCCTGGACCGCAGATCTTgtttcaaaatggcagcagctgcctgggtcACTGGTTTTCTCTATGGTCTCCtacacactgggaacacattttcaataccactctgccaaggcaacacagtggaccagttcttctgtgaaatccccaagatcctcaagctctcctgctcagatgcctacctcagagAAGTCGGGCTTAACGTGGTTAGTCTTtctttagtctttgggtgtttcattttcattgtgctgtcctacgtgcagatcttcactgctgtgctgaggatcccctctgagcaaggccggcacaaagccttttccatgtgcctcccgcacctggccgtggtctccctgtttgtcagcactgtcatgtttgcctacctgaagcccccctccctctcctccccagctctggatctggtggtggctgttctgtattcggtggtgcctccagcagtgaaccccctcctctacagcatgaggaacaaggagctcaaggaggcactgaaaaaaCTGTTTCAACTGAtaccagttcagcagctataa